CGCCGTTCAACACGAATACCGAGATTACTATGCATTCTATCAACTGTTTGCTTTCGAAATCATGCGCCTGATAGAAGtcataaaagtattttaatactttgtcGTGTACCTTGTGAAACCTGGCTGCGGTTACAGCTTCCAAAGATTTGCGAAGAATCTGCTATTTCATCTAGATTAAAGATTACAACGAACGTTTTTTTGCAAAGTcagtatagaaaaaaattggcAGTGATCGCTAATGAATCGATAAGAGATCGAGATTAGATCAAGATGGAAAAACACTAACGAAAGGAAGGATCAATTAGATTCGACGGTGGCCTAAGACCTAACAAACGCGATAAAAATCACGATAACAGCGAATACGGAAGGTAACTTGGTGGCAAATACGATTGTTTAATCGAGAGTCGAGATAAGACGTCAAGCAATGGCATTGTGTAGACGGAATTCGTCAGTGATCGCGATGGAGACGATCACGCAGGATACATGATCGTTTTGAGTTCAGAGAATTCCTCCAGTATAGAGAATTCGTCTGTCAAGTGTCGAAGAGAAGGAGAGTTGGCGCGATCAGAAACCTAACTAACTTTCTAACTAAATTCCTAACTTCGTTTGAGAAAGAAGAATCGGCCAGGGAGGATCGTCGAACGTAAACAGGGAGTGCACGTTCCTCGCTAATGGCAAGCAGAAAATCGAAGTTCCATAGTTTTCGCAATTGACGAAGATAGAAGGTATTGGTCGTGAAACGAATTTGCAGGAGAAAAATTTGCAGAGGACGAATATGGAACTATTTTAACGAATAGAGTCATCTTGTGAAAGTATTCGGAATTTTGTTGTCGAAGATTTTGTTCGGGTGTTGTTTCGTCGCATAAGTTGTTGTTTCGATTAAATTAGGAAGAAAATTGGAATATCGTCGAAGAAATAATATGAGGATGACAGAGGAAAAAGATCTGAACGAAGTATTGTGCGTGAATAATTTGGTGAAGGTAGTAAATGGCAATGAAAAGAACAACGATAATCCACTGGAAACGAAAGTGTATAAGAGACGATGGCTGATGTTGGGTTTGTTTATTCTGTACACGGGAATGAGCAACTTTCAGTGGATTCAATATTCTATAATCAGCAACATAGTTAGCAGGTATTTGAACTTGTGTTATTCAGGAATCGAATTATAACAATTTGTACGTGACTCGTTGTTCTATATCGTAAATTGTTTCATTACTGGTGATCTTTGTCTGGTAAACTAATGTTCgatatatcgaataaataGATTCacttagaaatatatatttacttgttgaaatatcgtattagcatttattgaaatatttattgataaatGCTGTTAATTTTTCGAGCAACACGTACGTTCAAAAACAGTGATAATCAATTTTGTAAATGCCTCAAatcttgtttatttaaaaatctgaaaaaatGCAAACAGACCAcatacgaaaaatataaatacaaacacGGTGGAATGACTCTTGTTTTTCCAAATCAGAAGACAAAGATAACATTAATTCCAGCAATTGCGTTAATTATTCCAAACCATGTGAAAAATATCCGTGAATCATCGTTGAATTTACATTCTGAAATCAtcggtataataataattttaaattacctttaagttaaatttaaaaaaaaactcattgaattataagtaatatatagtaagagaaaaattgaaaattttttagaattcaATGAACTATAATTACaagttgaatttaaaaaaaactcattgaattataagtaatatataataagagaaaaattgaaaatttgttagaattcaatgaattataattacaagtaATACTCGTGAGAAGGAATATCAGAGATTTGAATAAACACGTTTCTCAGGTACTATGGCGTTTCTTCATTGACTGTCGATTGGACAGCAATGACGTTCATGGGCTATTAcgtgattttcatttttcctgcTACATATATGGTGGATCGAGTCGGATTTAGATGGACTAACATTATAGGCTGTGGTGCTACCTGTCTTGGTTCGTGGATCAAAGTTTTGTCCGTCAGTCCTGACAGATTTTACGTCACCTTCATTGGACAGTCTCTAGTTGCTTCTACGCaggttagaaattaattcctCGTTTCTTATTCGTCTTCATTAATGGTAATTTAATTCTCAATTGACATGCCAACAGATACAAAAAAATATGGATTAAAatacttaatttttaaatattggcagtgttatttagtattctatactttataggaaataaatcattgtgtaaaatatagaacactaaataaaatgagatactttaaaaatattccaatttattGATGCCACAATTCAGAATTTCAGAATGTTTGAAACTGAATTGGATTTTTCAagttaaagtaaataaaaatcaataaagaTTGATAAGAGCAgtgagaaatttattaatattgaatttgtttggaaaaatatgttttcaaGACGTCCTAAAATTTGAAAGGTTCAAAGTTAAAAACTTTGCTCACGCGTCGCTTTAAGTAGTATGGTACGGTTCGTGTCAGACTGATCCAGTTAAAAGTTGTGTAAAACAAAATAAGCGATGTAATAAATCAATCCTAATCAACGGGCATAATATACGACTTGGAATACGATCGATTATACTTAcggcaattattattatttcgcaCACACTATAATCTGTCTGCACCTGTAATTTTCgaccaaaataattaaaaacaagtTTTCACATTGTCGGaagattatatttacaaatttgacGACGTTGCGTTTGTGATAATCGCGTGAGTTATAAACTCAGGTACGTGAAGCAAATTCTGAAAACGTGTCATAAATTTTTGCTAATGCAAGGCATTACAAGTCTAGTCGAACTTTATGTACCAGGCCTTAACCCCGAAACACTATCTCGTAGAAAGATTTATGCTCGTTCAGTGACTGCATTTCGAGCTTAATGAAAcctttgtaatttgtaactcCTGCTTCGGAATACATTGTAATTTCAATGTCTACAGAAACTTTGCCTCGttcgaaaacaaaaaaaaaacaaaaaggaaaaggaaaatccAGTTCGAGTTTCGAAATTCTATGGAAGAACGcaacttaaaattttatcatttcgaATAGAACAAAACTTGTTTATAAATGTATCGTGAGAATTTTTGTCCGTGTGTCTATGCTgtaattatgatttttaaaacTTTGCTGGTCCGTATAACAGTTTCTCGAATGAaacttaaataattattagaattacttttagtaatttaaaatgttttctgggaaatgattcttttcaagaaatatactaaataaataatagtatttCACAATAatccatataaaatatagaatacaacgtaACAATTACATCTgacaattgaatatttttcaactacAACTTAAAACTTTGTATATTCAAATAAGAGGCAGCACggcatataaaatatttacataagcatttaaatatactttaattatatataatataattttatatcacatttttttttttttcgtatcaGACGATAATTCTAACATTACCTGGACGTCTGGCAGCGCAATGGTTTGCCGCCAATGAACTTTCCACAGCTACGTCATTAAGCATTTTTGGCACCCAGATGGGGATAGCCTTAAGTTTCTTAATTACACCGATAATAGTGAAGAATCATGAAAATCTTGACGATATTGGCGCGAGCTTGTCGCACCTTTTCTGGATCGTAGCTATCATCATGACGATTGCGTTAATATTAGTTATAACATGTAAGCAATTTCTTTTCACTTTTCAAtgaacattaataaaatttagtaaCAATTTCTAAGTATATCGtgaattaatgaatttttttttcaatcggaaaaaattgttgaaggtAATATACACAGaggaaaattgcaaaaaatcgaaaattatatttaacactttaattactaaatattatatcgttcAGTGTCGAACAtctgatttaataaaaaaaaaatgttacttcATACAGTGTTCGAGGACGATCCAAAATTACCGCCGAGCAAAACACGAGCTCTgcaaaaattaaatcgaatggaacttgaagaaaatattatgcaACCCATTAAGAGATTGTTCAGAAACAAAAGTTACTTGATTCTCTGCAATTCGTACGGTTTGAGCATCGGTGTGTTGAACGTCGTAGGAACGCTACTAAATCAAATATATCTCGCACACTTCGAGGTGAGCTGATCAACAAAGAAATTGTTTCCCATAgatgtttctaatttttcgaTTTCAGGAAATTCGAATTCTAGGGAGAACCTGAATATGCTCACGTTACACACGTCGATTATACAGGTCTAATTATGAAACGTTGAACATTTTGCAGCACGGTGAGGAAGACGCGGGTAAAATCGGTTTGGCCATGATCATTACAGGAATGATAGGTGCTGTCACTTTTGGAGTGATTCTCGATAAGACACATAAATACaagtaagaaaattttattcaaatttcttcGTCTGTCTTTGGAAGATTATCGCGTAGATTCTCCCTCTATCTTTGCAGCTACATTTTCTTTTGCATGAACTTTATTCTATCGTTTCTATCTTTGACGCTTATTAGCAAACAGAAATACCGTGTCAGATGATccatctttttcatttaactCGTCCGctgtaattcaatttttagtAATTCAACAGTTCAAGTTCTAACACTTTCGTGATCGAGTACTTTTTTATTGTTGGCGAAAATTTCGTTATCGATTATTAAGAACGAGAAATAGCAATTTTCTATCGGAAAAAAATAGTATGCACTGGAGCGTGTAAGTGTGAAAAAGTTAGTATGCCAGTAagttaaatttcagataataaACTGAAAGATCATTGAAAGACAGAATgataaaagcaaagaaaattcttcgagatcgtttaattttttaatctaatggcattttcaataatttatcgatTGAAACTCCATCGCCAAGATACAATATCGGATTATAAACGATTTTTTtcgagatataaaaaatattctgcgTATCATATAGAAGAGTATAAGTGTGCTTGAAATgcgtgtgtatgtgtgcgtGTATGTGTATCCAACAGAATTCGCTATTTCTAAATCCAACATAGTACTCTAAATGTATTCATTTTGTGAAAAATGGATCAACCTGGACAGTGTTAAATCAAATTCCTGATATATCGTACGTTTCTGTCGctgttcatattttttaacatgtaCCTCGCCAACGTgtgtctctcttttttttaatattttataacaaaactGGACATATGTACTTTCAGGGAAACAACCGTAATCGTGTATTTTCTCGCACTGTGTGGACAGCTATTCTTTTCTACGTTCATGTGGCTCGAAATGAAATGGATGGTATACCTGTCGGCTATTTTTCTCGGGTACTGTATACACGTCCACTCAACACGTTTTATTAACATCAGATCATTTCAATTAACAACTTCATGTTCAAATATCTATAGAAAACTACGTCGTTAATCGCGTTGTTaattactttgttaattaCTTTACGCAGTAACACCAAGTTCCTTCGATCTTTCAGTTACCTCGTAATCGATGAAATGAAGCATAGTTCAACCTCattcgatttatttaattacaagaGGATATTGTCGGTTTCGTGCTTATCGTATTGAAGCTTCTCAACttgcaaaaaaataaattcgaattaaaatatactagGATGTCGTAAAATGTTATCCGTCTAATTGTCAAAAAATTATCTCACGTCTttcagaaatgaaaaattttgtcATACTTTGCCGCAGCTCTTGAATCGTCGTTACCGCGTCGTCAAAATTTGTAGCATCGATCATCGTCCAAATTTTCTTTCAcctttctctatttcttcttttttttttttttttttttttttaatcgacTATAACGgca
This DNA window, taken from Bombus fervidus isolate BK054 chromosome 14, iyBomFerv1, whole genome shotgun sequence, encodes the following:
- the LOC139994009 gene encoding choline/ethanolamine transporter flvcr2a, yielding MRMTEEKDLNEVLCVNNLVKVVNGNEKNNDNPLETKVYKRRWLMLGLFILYTGMSNFQWIQYSIISNIVSRYYGVSSLTVDWTAMTFMGYYVIFIFPATYMVDRVGFRWTNIIGCGATCLGSWIKVLSVSPDRFYVTFIGQSLVASTQTIILTLPGRLAAQWFAANELSTATSLSIFGTQMGIALSFLITPIIVKNHENLDDIGASLSHLFWIVAIIMTIALILVITLFEDDPKLPPSKTRALQKLNRMELEENIMQPIKRLFRNKSYLILCNSYGLSIGVLNVVGTLLNQIYLAHFEHGEEDAGKIGLAMIITGMIGAVTFGVILDKTHKYKETTVIVYFLALCGQLFFSTFMWLEMKWMVYLSAIFLGYFLVGYVALGYEMCAEYTYPESEEITAGILNVANNVYGIVLILIMGRLLEVYGDIPVHVGLCTALVIGFIMTVLTKDVQRRQDARKGVHYVGVKQSEKNNECNGCEKK